TTTGCGCGTGCGGAATAGTGGTATAATAATTTTGTTAATAGCATACTCTATTTCATTAGGAGGTTACAACATGCGTATTGGTGTAGCAAAAGAAATCAAAAATAACGAATTTCGTGTAGGTCTTACCCCGGCCGGCGCGCACGCGTTAGTAGAAGCGGGACATGAAGTATTCGTCGAAAAAGGAGCCGGTCTCGGTTCGTTCATTGAAGACAGCGAATACGAAGCGGTCGGCGCTAAAATCGTCGCGGATAAAAAGAAACTGTTCGACGATTCCGAAATGATTATTAAAGTAAAAGAACCGATCGCGGAAGAATACGATCTCTTCCACGAAGGTCAGATCTTGTACACGTACCTGCACTTGGCGGCGGAACCGGCATTGACCGAAGCGCTGTTGAAACATAAAGTCATCAGCATCGCGTATGAAACGGTTCTCGGTCGTGACGGTCGCAGCTTGCCGCTCTTGCAGCCGATGAGTGAAGTCGCGGGTCGTATGTCGATCCAGGTAGCGGCTCATTTCCTCGAAAAAATCAACGGCGGCAAAGGTAAATTAATGGGCGGCGTTGCCGGCGTACAACCGGCCAAAGTCACCATCGTCGGTGGCGGCACGGTAGGTACGAACGCGGCGAAAATGGCGGTCGGCATGGGCGCGATCGTCACCGTTATTGATAACAACCTCGACCGTTTGCGTCAGTTGGATGACATCTTCGGCGCTCGCGTACATACGCTCGCGTCGAACCCGCTCAACATTGCGCAGTCCGTTAAAGAAGCGGACGTCGTTATCGGTTCGGTATTGATTCCGGGTGCGAAAACACCGCAGCTCATCACCACTGAAATGGTCAAAGAAATGAGCCCGGGTTCGGTCATCGTCGACGTGGCGATCGACCAGGGCGGCGCGGTTCAATCGGTTGACGGCCCGACCACGCACGATGATCCGGTCCGCATGAAATTCGGCGTGGTTCACTACTCGGTTGCAAACATGCCGGGCGCGGTAGCCAACACCTCAACCTACGCGTTGACGAACGCGACGCTGCCGTATGCGATCGCGATTGCCAACAAAGGTTGGAAACAGGCGCTCAAAGACGACAAGGGTCTGGCGAACGGTTTGAACACGTTGGACGGATACGTTACGTTCAAAGGCGTAGCGGAAGCGCTCAACAAAGAATGCAAAGACGTCAACGATCTTTTGAAATAAAAAGCGCATAAAAAATCCCCTTGCATAAGGGGATTTTTTTTACTTCCATTTTGTGAAATCGGACACAGACGGTTATAATAAGTGAAACATCTGGAGGGGATATGATGAATACAGGCTTGGTCACTGATTTTTATCAATTGACAATGGCGCAGGGACTTTGGCGCATCGGCGCGCATGATGTGCCCTGCGTATTTGATCGCACGTATCGCAACAATCCGTTTGGTGGCGGGTACACCGTCGTCGCGGGTCTGGAACACCTGGTCGATTTCATTCAAAATTTCCGGTACGGCGAAAGCGAAATCGCGTACTTACGTTCGTTACATACCTTTGACGAAGGCTTTTTACAATGGCTCGCCGATTTTCGCTTTACGGGAGACATTTACGCGATGACCGAAGGCACGATCGCGTTCCCCGGCGAAGTGCTGCTGCGAATGGAAGCCCCGAAAGCGCAAGCGCTGTTGATCGAAACGGGTCTGACGATGATCATGAATCACGAATCATTGATCGCGACCAAAGCGCGCCGCGTGCGTTCGGTAGCGGGCGATGACTTCTTGATGGAATTCGGCTTGCGGCGGGCGCAGGGCGAATCCGCCGGACATTATGGCGCGCGCGCGTCCATTGTCGGCGGCTTCAACGCGACGAGTAACGTCGAAGCGGCGCGACGTTTCGGTTTGTTGGCAGTCGGTACGATGGCGCACAGCTGGATCATGAGCTTTCCCGACGAACTTACCGCGTTTCGCGAGTACGCGCGGCAGTACGATAACGCGACGCTGCTCGCCGATACGTACAACACGCTCGAGTCGGGCGTTCCGAATGCTATCACTGTTTTTAAAGAATTGCAGGAAGCCAACCGCTTACCGGAAAAATACGGTATCCGTCTGGACAGCGGCGACATCGCCTACCTCTCTCGCAAGGCGCGTGAAATGCTCGATGCGGCGGGATTTACCACGGCCGGTATTACGGCATCGAACGACATTGATGAACACACCGTGCTGAGTTTGAAACAGCAGGGAGCGGCGATCAACTCTTGGGGCATCGGCACCAAGATTATTACCGCGGACGGCACCTCGGCGTTGGGCGGCATTTATAAATTGGCGGGACAGGAAGAAAACGGCGTATTGATTCCGAAGATGAAATTCTCGGATCAGCCGGAAAAAATGACAGATCCGGGGCGCAAGGAAGTGTTCCGCATTTCTCATCGCGACAGCGGGAAATTGATCACCGACGTGTTGACGCTGGCGGATGAAGACATTTCCCCGGCGGAGGACTACGAACTGATCACGTACGAATATCCGTGGCGGCGCAAAAAATTGGCGGCGAATTCGTTTGACGTGCGTCGCATGCTGGAGCCGATCATGCAAGGCGGCGAACTCGTGTACGAACTGCCGAGCCTTGATGCGATCAAGACGTATGCCGACGCGCAATTCAAGCAACTTTGGCCGGAATATACGCGCTTGGACAGCCCCGAGATACTTGAAATTAACCGTTCACCGAAATTGCAGCAATTGAAAGAGAAATTGATTCACGAACAGGTCGACAGCCTACACTGAAAAAAGCGTTGCCGCGCGGCAACGCTTTTTTCGTTCGCGAAATCTTAAAATTCTGTATGATGAAGACAAAATAATAGACCTTTGACATAATGGGCATGCAAATATGGATCTTTATTGTACAAATAATAACTCCTGCTATGTTAATCATGGCATTGTATGAATGGAGGAGAAAATAATGAAGCTTGATGATGTGATGGGCTTGGGTGAAGCCGCCGAACGTTGGAATATGGCGCGTATCACGTTAAAAAAAGCCTGCGCAGGACAAAACGGAAACGCGCCGCGCTTTATTGTGGGAGAAGAGTGTAAAAAATCGGGCGGAATATGGCTTGTTACGCGCGCCGGTATGGAACGTTTATACGGAGAAGAGGAAAACTCGCTTTGAAAGGCTGAGTATTAATAAAAAGAGTTGGAAAACACCGGCTCTTTTTATTAATACTCGTATTGAAATAATCTCCCCAAATTTTTCCCGAGCGATATTTTCTCATGGAAAGCGCCTGTTTGTGGGGTTCTTTATGATCTTTATTGTATAATGAAAGGAAAAGGAGGCAATGCATGGCAAAGCATTTGACATATCTTACCGCGGCATTACTCGCGGCCTTGGCGGTCACGACAAACGTGAGTTACGCGGCGGCGCCTGTCGTCGCGAGTGAACCCGCGGCGCTTACGACCGCGACCGAAAACGCGCCGGCGCAGACCGTCTGGCAGGCCGCTTGGCAGGCGCAGCGACCGCAAGTCGTAACGCGCAAGCAGGAAATGAAAAAAACCTATTTTCAATCGACTTGGCGGGGACCCGACGCAGGTAAAGAATTGGCTCGCGCGCTGGCGGAATATGCCGATAGCGGCTTGTTGCCGCCGCAGCAATATATGACGACGGCGCAACGCGAAACATTTTTGCAAAATGCCGATGTATTTCAAGCCGCATTTGTCGACGGCAACGTGGCGGATGTACTTATGATGCGCATGACGACTGCGGAGTTTCAGCGGGCGTTGGGGAAACGGTCTGCGCAGGCTTTGCGCGACGGCTTGGGACCGGCGCCGAGCGCAGCCGCGAAGCAGGTGCTCGCGACGCTTATGCCAAGTCGCGCCGACGTGCAAAAACAACTGGATCGCGCGGTGCGACGCCTCGATGAACGGTTGACGGAGGACATTTTTGTCGCCAGGCTCATGCAGGTCCGAGCCGAAGGAAAAATATTGCAAATGCGCGCCGATTTCGCGCCGATTATGGATGTAAAAATCACGGCGTATACGCCGTTGACGCGCCGTTTGGCAAACGGTCAGCCGTATTGGGAGCAAAGCGCACGCTACCGTGAGCGGGTGATCACGAAACCGGGCGAGCCGCCGATGGAAGCGGTCGTGACATGTATTGTGCAACTGTTTCCGCGAGAAGACGGCTGGGATATCGCGTATACGCTCATTGATGGCGACAGTAAGGAAAAATCAACGCAAACAAGTAAACGGATCGGTGTGCTTTTAATTTTTTGACGTTCTCGTTGTATGCATTATATTTGCGACGTGAAAAGCGATAGAGTATGATGAAAGCGCTAAAAGACGGATAGTATGCAGGGGTTGATTATCCTGCAAAACGAAATTAAATTAAAACGGATCGCGATAAAGGAGGAGCGGGCATGCATCGGATATTGTGGAGCGTGAGCTTGACGCTGGCGCTGTTGGGCAACGGTTGCGCGCAGGCGGCGTTGCCGAAGGACGCGCCGGCGCCGGTGAAAACGCATGCCGTGACGGACGGCTATTGGGGTAAGCAACTGTGGCAAAGCGACGTATTGAAAACGGCGTACGCGTCGGCGCTTTCATCCGCCGCCGCGGCCAGTGGAGAAATAGGCCAGGACGAAGTTACGCCGCGCATCGTCAAGGCGGTAATGGATTCGCTGATGTGGACGCAGTGGCAGGCGGAGGATCATCGCGGCGTGCATGTGGCGTATGTGGTGACGGCGCAGGTGCCGTTGGATCTCATGGCGCGGAGCCAAGCCGCGAAAGGAAATCGCGCGGCCGAGTTTTGGGCCACCGCGTTTAAAAATACCGACGCGCGGGAGTTGCCGGAATATCTCTTGACGCAACCGCGCACGAAAGAAGAGGTGCAGGCGCAAATGGATCAGGCGAAGGCTTCGCTTATCGCGGAAAACGCCGAGGCGTCGGAGCTCGTGCCGACATTGACACTGCGTTCGTACCAGCCGCTGATTCGTTATCGTGACGGGCAGGGCGGCGTTTACTACGGACAACATATGCGCCTTGTTATCGATACGGGGGGAGTCGTTTGGCCGATCGCCGTATTTTCCGATGTTCGCAAGACGGCGGACAATATTCAGTGCACGTGGCTGATTACGGCGGATACGGAGTACGCGTATTTCGCGCGAATTTGGAACCGATATGTGGGAATAGGAGGCGATCGCGATGCGTAAAGTGGCATGGTTGCTCAGCGGCTTGCTCGCGCTGACGACGGCGGCGTACGCGGCGACGCCCATCGCGGTGCCGCCGATGGGCACACTGCAATGGCCGGATACGATCACGGCGGCGTCCCTTGCGGATGGCTTCATGGATTCGCAGAAAGGCTCGGTTGCGCAGGAGCCAATGGCGGCGGTCGATGAAAATTTGACGCCAACGGAGGGTTGGTTTGTTTACCAGCTGCAGGCGGAGCGGCCGGAAGGATTGGCGACGGCGTGGCTGGTCAGCTTTGCCGTGCCGATGGACGACCCCGCTGAGCTCGAGCCGTTTTTCCGTTCATCATTGGGCGATGAGGAGCGCGCTGCATTGGCGCATTTTAATGTCATGCTCTACGGCTTGGAAACGAAATTAAATCAGCAAATCGCCGCGCACTGGGCGAGTATGGTGAAAGACAATCCGCAGTTACGCGGCGCGAACGAAATGCAAAATCAGCCGCCTCTTTATGTGCGTATCCGCGAGATCGATTCGCTCGTGCGGGTCACGCAAGCGCATGAAGTGATGTACCGCGTGGGCGCGCGACTGGCGCCGGAGATTGATGGCGGCTGGGTGCTTCCGTACTATGCGCAGTGTTACATTATTCGCCGCGATGATCAGTTGGCGGGCGTGCTGCTCCTGGTAAGCGATACGGATCGTGAATATTTTGCCCGCTATTTGGCGAAAGCCGTTCTGACTTTATAGCTTGCTACATAAAAAAGATAAACAAAAAAGACCGCGTTGCGGTCTTTTTTCATGCGTGGCGCACGTAAGTCACGAAACGATGCGCCAACGGATTTTTGGCATTTACTTCGCCCTCTTCGACACGCGTTTTTTCCCAGACGGTTTCATCTATCACGGGGAAATACGTGTCCGCCTCCGGTTCGCTGTCCACTTCGGTGATGTGCAGTTGCTCCGCGTACGGGAAAAAGGCGCGATAGATTTCGCCGCCGCCGATGACGAAGTAATCCTCATTTTGCTGCAGCGCTTGCAGCACCTCAGCGACGCTCGCGAAACATTGGACTTCGGGGTGCGCCGCGGCCCAGTTGCGGTCGCGGGTGAGCACCCAGTGCGCGCGGCCCGGCAGCATGCCCGGCAGACTTTCAAAAGTTTTACGACCCATGATGATCGGGTGTCCGGTCGTTATTTTTTGAAAGCGTTTCAAATCATCGCGTAAGTGCCAAAGCAGTTGATTGTCTTTGCCGATCGCCTGATTTTTCGCGACCGCGACGATGATGTGCAGCATCAGACGGACACCTCCATGGCCAATTTGCCGAGATGTTCATAATTTTCCAAATAAATATCGTCCGGCGTAAATTCATAGAAATTTTGCACGTCGGGATTGAGGACCAGCCGCGGCGCCGCCAGCGCTTGATCCCGGCGCGCGAGTTGCGCGGTGAGTGCGTCGACATGGTTATCGTAAATATGCGCGTTGTTGATGACATGCGTGAACAAGCCCGGCTGCAAGCCCGCGTGCCGCGCGATTAAGTGCACGAGCACGGCGTACTGCGTGAGGTTGAACGGCACGCCGAGGCCCATGTCGCCCGACCGCTGCACAAGCATGCAATTCAGGCGGCCGTCAGCGACGTCCCACATGGTGAGAAACGCGCAGGGGTATAATGCCATCTCCGGCAGATCTTCCACGTTCCAAAGCGACACGACCATGCGGCGGCTCTCCGGATTTTCGCGGAGCGTTTGCAATAGGGTGTCAACCTGACCGTATTTTTTTAACTGGTAACCGTAGGCTTTACCGATCGTGCCGTCAGGTTGCATCCATTCATCCCAAATGTGGCAGTTCCAATCCTGCAAAACGCGCACATCGTTTGACTGCTTCTGCCAAATCCAGAGCAGTTCTTTGACGGCGGTTTTGAACGCGACAAACTTTGTCGTGAGAATCGGAAATTCCCGCGCCAGATCAAATTGCATGATTTGGTGCGGCAATTTATAGGCCGGCATACCGGTGCGGTTGTTGCCGTGCGCGCCGGTTTTCAAAATGGCTTCGACAATGTTGAGATATTGCTGATCGGCAAGGCTCATAGGGATTCCTCCGGATGGTTTTGAATAAGATCGAGAAAGACGGGTGCGTAGTTAATCAGTTTAAACGGGCCGACGCCGCTGACTTGCGCCATGTCGTTCAGCGTTTGCGGACGCTTTTCGCACATTTCGAGCAGCGTCGCGTCGCTGAAAATGACGTAGGGCGGCACGTTGCGTTTTTCGGCCAGCGTTTTGCGCGCCGCGGCGAGACGGGTGAAAAGCGGATCTTTACGCGGCGCGGCGTGCGTTTTCGGCAGGGCCGTTGCGCCGCGGCGGCGCGGACTTTGCGGGATCGGCATGGTCACCGTCTGCGTGCCGCGCAATACTTCTTCACCGCTTACGGTCAGCGCCAGCAGCGGATACTTGGCGCCGCGCTTATATAAATAACCGTCGGCGATATACTGCTCGATTTCCCGGCGCAAATCGCGTTCGCTTTCCCCGCTGCGCGCGCCGTAGTAGCGGCAGTACTCAAATTCGCGAGCGCGATCTTTGGCCTGCAATGCGCCGCGTAAAATGCGAACTACGGTCGCGATGCCGTAGCGCTCTTTGATTTCTTCGACGGTTTTGAAAACCGTACGCGCGTCGCCCGTCACATCGCAGGTTGCCGTCGGGGTTTCGCATTGACTGCAATGACCGCAAGGCGCGGTGTCGGTCGCGCCGAAGTGTTGGAGAATCTGCGCGCGCAGGCAGCGGTTCGTCTGGCAATACGCTTCCATTTCCTCCAAGCGATCACGGGCGGCGGTATCGATAACGCCGGTTTCCTGTTCCGTTTGTTCGATTAAAAATCGTTGCGTACGCACGTCCTGACCGCTGTATAAAAGAATGCATTCCGCCGGCGCGCCGTCACGTCCGGCGCGGCCCGCTTCCTGATAATACGCTTCAATGCTTTTCGGCAATTGGTAGTGGAGCACGTATCGCACATCGGGTTTATCGATGCCCATGCCGAACGCGTTCGTCGCTACGATCACGGACGCTTTGTCACGCACGAACGCGTTTTGCGCGCGCGTGCGCACCGTCTCGCTTAAGCCGGCGTGGTAGCGCACGCAGGGCACATTGGCGCGGGTGAGATCATGGTACACTTCATCGACGGCTTTGCGCGTCGCGCAATAAATAATGCCGGCTTCGCCGCGATGCGCCGCGACATACATGCGCACGTAATCCTTTTTCTTCGCGCCGCGGACCACGCCGAAATACAAATTGGGTCGGTCAAAACCGGTCACGAAAATCGCGGGCTTTTCCAACTGCAGGAACGTCATGATGTCCTGTTGCACCTGCGGCGTCGCCGTGGCCGTGAAGGCGCCGATGACCGGCCGCTCGGGCAACGTTTGCAACGCGGCGGCGATAGTGCGATAGCTCGGCCGAAAATCATGACCCCACTCGCTGATGCAATGGGCTTCATCGACGACGCACATCGTCACATTGAGTTTACTGAGAAAATTGAGAAATGACGACGAGGTCAGCCGTTCCGGCGCGATATAGAGCAGCCGATACGCGCCGCGCAAAAGCGCGCGCATGCGTTCCCGATACGTTTCATCATCCAAGCTGGAATTCAAATACGTCGCGGGAATTTCGTTGGCGACCAAGGCGTCGACCTGATCCTTCATCAACGCGATTAACGGCGAGATGACAAGCGTCAGCCCGCTTTGTACGAGCGCCGGCAACTGGTAGCAAAGCGACTTGCCGCCGCCGGTCGGTAAAATCGCGAGCGTGTCGCGTCGCGCGAGGAGCGATTGCACGATGTCGGCCTGCGCCGGACGAAATGATGTGAAGCCGAAATAGTGTTGCAGATATTGATGCAAAGTCGTGGTACTCATCGCTCCTCCTTTCGGAATTATTATAGCAGACAAAAAGTGAAATCTTTTTCGCTTTCATTTCCCGTAATAAAAAACACGCCGTAGGCGGCGTTCAAAGAAAAAATCGGGACAGAAAAAAAGAGCATGTACATGCTCTTTTTTCTCCACTTACCTTCTGCCCAAAGTCATAATAACACGGAAAATATAATAATGCAATTATATTTATGTAATAATATATAATATTACATAAATATATAAGGGAAGCGAATGAAGCCGTTTTTCGCAAGTTAAAAAATGACTGCGGTCAAGATTGTGCGCCAACGGAGTTTCCGACGGCTGAAAACGGTAAGCAACGTCGGCGCAAGCTTTATTGCTAACGCGGTTACGCAGCGCGGCGGCGGTGGTGGGACGCGAACGCGCGCGTAAAATATGGATGGTCGCTGCGTTGAAGAAAATTTTTCGTAAAATAAAATAAAAAGTCAAAAAATTTTTTCTGAGAAAAAACGATCATTATACGCCGGTCAATTTACCTCGCGGGATAAAAATAAATCTGAAAAAAGTCCGCGGCAGTCGTTTTCAGTGTGTAATACAAGGAATTAAAGTTTTAGGCCCTGCTTTTTTATAAAAATATTGTCAACATATATTTTTTAATAAACAAACGAATTTTAAAAAATGCGATTGAATTATCGCCGACGGTTCGGTATAGTAAACACAGAAGCGGCATTTCGCAGGAGATGCCCTGACTATTATCGAATCATTGCTATTACTTATTCGGAACGGAGTAGGAACCTGTTAGGAGGAACCGAAATGAACGGAAAAATTTTAATTGTAGAAGACGAAAAGAAAATCGCCCGCTTTTTACAGCTGGAATTGGAACACGACGGCTATGAATGCGTGCTCGATTTTACCGGTGGCGGCGTTATCGACCATATCGGCCAGGGGCACTTTGACTTGATTTTGTTGGACTTGATGTTGCCGGAGGAAGACGGCTTTTCCATTATCAAACGCGTGCGCGAGATGAGCAATATACCGATTCTCGTGCTTTCGGCGAAAGACGATGTCGATTCCAAAGTGAAGGGTTTGGATCTTGGCGCAGATGATTATCTCACCAAGCCGTTCTCGAGCAAAGAACTTTTGGCGCGTATTCGCGCGTTGCTGCGCAAAAAGGTCGGCGGCGACAAACTCAATGAATCTTCGTACCACATCAAAGATTTGTACATTTTCCCGGATCGGCATGAAGTGCAGGTCGGCACGACGATCATCAATTTGACGAAAAAAGAATTCGAATTGTTGACGTATCTTGCGAAAAACAAAAACATCGTGTTGGGACGCGATCGCATTCTGGAAGATGTTTGGGGTTATGATTATGTCGGCGACACCAATATCGTCGACGTGTATATCCGTTATCTGCGCAGCAAGGTGGATGAAGTAGTCGGCAAGAAGTACATCCACACGGTGCGGGGCATCGGTTATGTCGCCCGCGATTAAGGGATGGCTGCGTAAACTTCAAAAATTTAATCAATCGTTGTCCGTCAAGTTGACGTTTATGTACGGCGGGATGATGTTTCTCATCCTGATTTTTACCGCGTTTCTTGCGATCGGTAGCGTCCATTACCTCTTGATGCGACAGCTTCAATTTGACGTGCGCATGAGCGCACGTCAAACTGTTTTTTACCTCGATCATCACGGTCAGGTGGACGCGAGTATTTTCCAAGGGCAAAACGTGCTGACGTACGTCAATCTTGTGGTGTACAACGACAAAGGGCGTCCGATTCTTGACAATATAGCCCGTTACGAGCCCGGAGAGCCGCTGACGCCGGGGCAGCTGCGCCAGCTGAACGAAACGGATCCCGACGGCGCTCACTTTGAGATTATTGATACGGAAAATGAATTTACCTATCGTTACCTCAAACGCTGGGAATCGGCGGACGGCAAGGTCTACTACCTGCAGTTTATCCGCGGCGCGCAACGCGAACGCTTTTTCATTGAGCTTTTGATTCGCCAGATCCTCGTGACGGTGCTCGCCAGCTTGGGCGTTACGATTTTAGCGGGCGTGGTACTGACGAATAAAGTGCTCGCCCCGCTGCGCGCGATGAAAGAGCCGCTGAAACATATCGAAGTCAATGAAATGGGCTACCGCATTCCGTTGCCGGAATCACGCGACGAACAGTATGAACTGGCGGTGACGATTAACCGCACGCTCGATCGTATCGAGCACGGGGTCGCGCAGCAGCGGCAGTTCGTCAGCGACGCGTCGCATGAGTTGCGTACGCCGATTACGGTGATCAACGGGTATACGGATCTGTTGATTCGCTGGGGGGCGCAGGATCCCGAGACGCTTTCGGAATCGTTGGCGGCCATTCAGGCGGAAACGGAATACATGCGGCAGCTGATTGAGCATTTGCTCTTTATCGCGCGCGCGAGCGCCGGCGAACTCAATATTCGCTTGCGGCCGCTGGAAACGTCGGAGATTGTGCGGGAAGTGTGGAACGGTCTGCAGATCGCGGATCGACAGGGACCGCACCACGAGTTGTATTTAGCGGCGAATGAGTCGGCGCTGATTGAGGCGGACGATGCGCTCTTCAAACAATTGTTGCGTATTTTCCTCGACAATGCGGTGAAGTACACGCCGGAAGGTCGACGGATCATGCTTTCGGCAACGGTCACGGGCGCGCAATACATTGTCTCGATCATGGACGAAGGCGTCGGCATTTCGGAAAAAGATTTACCGAATATCTTCACTCGTTTCTATCGTGTCGATTCCTCCCGAACCAAAGCGACAGGAGGTACCGGTTTGGGATTGGCGATCGCGCGTGACATCATCGACATGCATCACGCGGCGATTGAAGTTACATCGGAGCTCGGTTCCGGTACGACATTTACCATTACGTTCCC
This window of the Negativicoccus succinicivorans genome carries:
- the ald gene encoding alanine dehydrogenase codes for the protein MRIGVAKEIKNNEFRVGLTPAGAHALVEAGHEVFVEKGAGLGSFIEDSEYEAVGAKIVADKKKLFDDSEMIIKVKEPIAEEYDLFHEGQILYTYLHLAAEPALTEALLKHKVISIAYETVLGRDGRSLPLLQPMSEVAGRMSIQVAAHFLEKINGGKGKLMGGVAGVQPAKVTIVGGGTVGTNAAKMAVGMGAIVTVIDNNLDRLRQLDDIFGARVHTLASNPLNIAQSVKEADVVIGSVLIPGAKTPQLITTEMVKEMSPGSVIVDVAIDQGGAVQSVDGPTTHDDPVRMKFGVVHYSVANMPGAVANTSTYALTNATLPYAIAIANKGWKQALKDDKGLANGLNTLDGYVTFKGVAEALNKECKDVNDLLK
- a CDS encoding nicotinate phosphoribosyltransferase, yielding MMNTGLVTDFYQLTMAQGLWRIGAHDVPCVFDRTYRNNPFGGGYTVVAGLEHLVDFIQNFRYGESEIAYLRSLHTFDEGFLQWLADFRFTGDIYAMTEGTIAFPGEVLLRMEAPKAQALLIETGLTMIMNHESLIATKARRVRSVAGDDFLMEFGLRRAQGESAGHYGARASIVGGFNATSNVEAARRFGLLAVGTMAHSWIMSFPDELTAFREYARQYDNATLLADTYNTLESGVPNAITVFKELQEANRLPEKYGIRLDSGDIAYLSRKAREMLDAAGFTTAGITASNDIDEHTVLSLKQQGAAINSWGIGTKIITADGTSALGGIYKLAGQEENGVLIPKMKFSDQPEKMTDPGRKEVFRISHRDSGKLITDVLTLADEDISPAEDYELITYEYPWRRKKLAANSFDVRRMLEPIMQGGELVYELPSLDAIKTYADAQFKQLWPEYTRLDSPEILEINRSPKLQQLKEKLIHEQVDSLH
- a CDS encoding helix-turn-helix domain-containing protein, with the translated sequence MKLDDVMGLGEAAERWNMARITLKKACAGQNGNAPRFIVGEECKKSGGIWLVTRAGMERLYGEEENSL
- a CDS encoding dihydrofolate reductase, yielding MLHIIVAVAKNQAIGKDNQLLWHLRDDLKRFQKITTGHPIIMGRKTFESLPGMLPGRAHWVLTRDRNWAAAHPEVQCFASVAEVLQALQQNEDYFVIGGGEIYRAFFPYAEQLHITEVDSEPEADTYFPVIDETVWEKTRVEEGEVNAKNPLAHRFVTYVRHA
- a CDS encoding thymidylate synthase, yielding MSLADQQYLNIVEAILKTGAHGNNRTGMPAYKLPHQIMQFDLAREFPILTTKFVAFKTAVKELLWIWQKQSNDVRVLQDWNCHIWDEWMQPDGTIGKAYGYQLKKYGQVDTLLQTLRENPESRRMVVSLWNVEDLPEMALYPCAFLTMWDVADGRLNCMLVQRSGDMGLGVPFNLTQYAVLVHLIARHAGLQPGLFTHVINNAHIYDNHVDALTAQLARRDQALAAPRLVLNPDVQNFYEFTPDDIYLENYEHLGKLAMEVSV
- the recQ gene encoding DNA helicase RecQ, with protein sequence MSTTTLHQYLQHYFGFTSFRPAQADIVQSLLARRDTLAILPTGGGKSLCYQLPALVQSGLTLVISPLIALMKDQVDALVANEIPATYLNSSLDDETYRERMRALLRGAYRLLYIAPERLTSSSFLNFLSKLNVTMCVVDEAHCISEWGHDFRPSYRTIAAALQTLPERPVIGAFTATATPQVQQDIMTFLQLEKPAIFVTGFDRPNLYFGVVRGAKKKDYVRMYVAAHRGEAGIIYCATRKAVDEVYHDLTRANVPCVRYHAGLSETVRTRAQNAFVRDKASVIVATNAFGMGIDKPDVRYVLHYQLPKSIEAYYQEAGRAGRDGAPAECILLYSGQDVRTQRFLIEQTEQETGVIDTAARDRLEEMEAYCQTNRCLRAQILQHFGATDTAPCGHCSQCETPTATCDVTGDARTVFKTVEEIKERYGIATVVRILRGALQAKDRAREFEYCRYYGARSGESERDLRREIEQYIADGYLYKRGAKYPLLALTVSGEEVLRGTQTVTMPIPQSPRRRGATALPKTHAAPRKDPLFTRLAAARKTLAEKRNVPPYVIFSDATLLEMCEKRPQTLNDMAQVSGVGPFKLINYAPVFLDLIQNHPEESL
- a CDS encoding response regulator transcription factor, producing MNGKILIVEDEKKIARFLQLELEHDGYECVLDFTGGGVIDHIGQGHFDLILLDLMLPEEDGFSIIKRVREMSNIPILVLSAKDDVDSKVKGLDLGADDYLTKPFSSKELLARIRALLRKKVGGDKLNESSYHIKDLYIFPDRHEVQVGTTIINLTKKEFELLTYLAKNKNIVLGRDRILEDVWGYDYVGDTNIVDVYIRYLRSKVDEVVGKKYIHTVRGIGYVARD
- a CDS encoding sensor histidine kinase — protein: MSPAIKGWLRKLQKFNQSLSVKLTFMYGGMMFLILIFTAFLAIGSVHYLLMRQLQFDVRMSARQTVFYLDHHGQVDASIFQGQNVLTYVNLVVYNDKGRPILDNIARYEPGEPLTPGQLRQLNETDPDGAHFEIIDTENEFTYRYLKRWESADGKVYYLQFIRGAQRERFFIELLIRQILVTVLASLGVTILAGVVLTNKVLAPLRAMKEPLKHIEVNEMGYRIPLPESRDEQYELAVTINRTLDRIEHGVAQQRQFVSDASHELRTPITVINGYTDLLIRWGAQDPETLSESLAAIQAETEYMRQLIEHLLFIARASAGELNIRLRPLETSEIVREVWNGLQIADRQGPHHELYLAANESALIEADDALFKQLLRIFLDNAVKYTPEGRRIMLSATVTGAQYIVSIMDEGVGISEKDLPNIFTRFYRVDSSRTKATGGTGLGLAIARDIIDMHHAAIEVTSELGSGTTFTITFPLLSEDDSEDISPEE